The genomic DNA aaaaatacatatatttagagtccggcccttttagggcccgatccttagattttctagttcaaaatgttgggccctttaccacccctacttaTCTCcacctgcatgcatgcatgtattaaCGGACCTGAGATTGAAATTCGGCTACCCATCCCACCCGAGAGCAAAAAATTAGGGCGCTTACCTTCGCCGCACCACAACCAAACTGCGTTTCGcgaaaaaagaaagggaaacGAGTAACGACCAAACGCCGGAAAAACAAAGAACATAATTTCAGAGCTCTTACACCTTAACGGCCCACGAAGCTAAGCAAAACCCAACTCCGGAACCTATGAATTGGGCCGGAGAATCTCGTTTGCTGCAGACCAACACACACCCGCTGGCCCACgcgacccaacccaacccaattcTGTAACGCGCGCGTGCGCAGCCTGCAGGCAGTTCGTTCTGGGCCCAAAAGGCCGCAACACGCGAGGACCCCCCCGGAAAGCCAACCTACCCACCCTCTCGGCCCCCGCAGCACGCCCAGCGGCACGTCGCAAAGCGTCCGCCCCCCGCGACGGTCCAGGCTCCCAACCCCGACGCCGCTCGCGCTCGTGTGCCGCCCcatccccgccgcctccgcccgacCTGGTGCGATACCGTAGGACGCGGCTGCGTCGGCCGCCTGAACTTCCGGGGGGACAGCGGCCGGggcgggaggggcggcggcaccGAGCCGGCTAGGGTTCCCCTccatggacggcggcgagggccggACGTTCAAGGCCAACTTCACCGCCGAGGGGGTGAAGATGCTGCAGGACCGCGCCAAGGAGAAGCTCAGGGAGCTCATGGGCGACTACTCCGACGACACGCTCGCGGTGAGCGGCCCGGCCCCCCACTTCCCTCCGGCGCcgcgcagcggcgcggcgcgatcCCCCGATCCGCTGCTTAAACCCTAGCGTTGCGCGTGCCATTCTGCGAAGTGCGGCTCCGCAGCGGGCGGTGCGCGGCCGTTTGGATTTTGCGGAATCGCGGCTATCTGATTGGTTCCCTTTACGGCCGGGCGCTTTGGCGTTTTAGTTATCTCGCATTTGGGGTTTAGTGTGGTTCGTGTGCTTTTGAGGATTGGTGGCGTACGATTACGTTCGTGCGTTTTAGAATTTGGATTTTGTTTTGGGATACATGGCATTTAGCCGCATATGGAACCAGTTATACGTTGTTTTTTGAAGAACAAACTCCAGCGTGTCTGGTGGAGTGGAGGAGGTTAAAGCATATGGTTGAGTTCTTCCAGTTTTGTTGCTGAACATTATGTAGTGGACAATTTGTATGATTGATATTAATTGTGTGCTTTTCTCAAAGCGGCAGATCCATTAAGATTGCTGATCAATCAATTTCTTCTCATTGTTGCTCAGGAGTATGTTGTAGTATTGCTAAGGAATGGGAGGTGCAAGGACGAGGTTGCAAAGGAGCTGCTGGTTTTTTTGGGCGATGACAATGATGCATTTGTATCCTGGTTATCTTCTTTCAACCGAACATTTCTTAattcatttttttcatttacCATGCATTTCCTCTGACAATATCATGGATCTGTCTATGATTGTGCAGGTTATGGGATCATCTCTCCTCAAATTTGCACCTCTATGTTCAACCTAAAGCTGCCACTTCTAGTGATGAACCTAAAAGCACTCGCAGTGCCGGTAGAGGATTGCCTGTTGGCAGTTTGTCTAGCAGCAAACAAATTAATTGTGAACCTGAACCTGAAAACCAGAAGACAATGAGAACTCATCAGAGAAGAGATTGGGGTAGAACTGTTCGAGAACAGCCAGAAGCAGTTCCTCTTCGAAGTGTTGTAGCCAATGTTTCTCATGCAGAAGAAAAGGAGGCTCATGAATCACATGCACATGAAAGGGATTTTCATAAATCACATGCTGGAAGACAAACCCGCTCTCCTGACATGCATAACCACAGAAAGAGGAGCAGAGATGCAGATGCACGATCTACCAAGGTTTTTAATCCTCTTCAATTTATGCTTGTTGTTTTGCAAAGCTTAGCAACATTGGCAATATATTTATTTATCCTTTTGCTAATTTATCATGTTAAATAGATGAATATGTTAGGTATATGCTTCTTATAGTCCTCAAAATCTGCTAAATGAAAGTGCTATTAGTATAGCAGTGTTTTATTTTCTGTCTCGATATTACTGCCTAGATGGTAGAACAGATTGCCTGTCCCAGATTACACCACATGAGTCTGTTTCGATTTTATAACTAGAACATTACTATTATCTACACCCCTGGTGAAAGCATAAGTAAAACCCCGGGGCAAACTAGGTAAGTCATTTGCATTTTGGTAATTTAAGGTAGCACTATTTGCACTCCCCCCTTTCTGTGTCTATCCCATGATAATTTGAATGTTTCCCTGGTTTGTTTTTGTTGCTCTGTATAAAATTCTACAAAAAATGACCTCTTTTTTGTTGGGCTTGGGCCTAGGCTTGTAATTTGAATATTGAAATCTGATTGTGTACCACCTTTAATAGGACATCAGGATGGGCAAACCCTTTTCTTTACGGAGTAGTGTATAACCCTGCCCATGTTTAATCCTGTTATAGGATTTGCATTGTGGTAACCTCTGGTTATATAATCTTGTCTTAATTGCAGCGACCAGAAGTTTATATCCTCTGTTCTATTTTTTAGCATGTATTTTGGAACCCTGTAAACTATGCAAGCAGATGTATATTAGACATTTGAATCTGGATTAACAGCAACCCTGATGGTTATACAAATGGTATTCTAGATTTGTAGTCACATAACCTTATTTTGAAAACTCATTCCATGTTGGTACGCAGTCATGTCGGGGTGAGGTGCTCATAGGATGTGAGTATAATATGGGCAATGTGAATATTTTCCTATTTTGGTAGGAGCAAAGATAAAATAGATCTACAAATGAGCCTATAGTGCCCAACTTGAATTGATGCCCTGGAGTGCTTtatcttgttttcttgtttattaTACCATTACTGATAACTGATGTAAACTACCTCCGCTATTTGTTCATTGAGATAATACTTTTAACATCTTTCCAGAGGACGCCCCACCCAGTTATCGGTGCACCACGCCGACTTCTCCAGTTTGCTGTTCGTGATGCTGTCAGAACTGTGCAGCCAGTGACTCCTAGATCAGAATCAGCTTCCAAGCGACTTCGCTCTGTGGTGTCTACATTGGCATCAGATTCCACACTTGATATTACTCATATTAGGTTGCAGAGAACAAATTCAGATGTGAGAATACCAGGTGCAACAGCAGCACTAAGGGCTGCAGCTGAGGCGGCTGAGGATGCTATCAAGGGTAGCTTTTCGGGGAGTGTTTTTAATAGATTGGGGAGGATGCCCACAATAAATCATACCGAAACTCTTAGAGATCAGGATCCAGAAGGTGAAGAATACGAGAATAAAGATAACATACGAGCAGAAAATCAAGTTGAATTTTATGAAAGAAATCAGTATAGTGGCAGTGATGCTTACATGCATGACCAGGAATCAGAGGAAGCTACAGGTTCTGCTCCCATTATTGATGAGTATGATAGGTATAATGGATTGGGTTCTCGCCGAAGTACATTCCCTTCTACTGGTggcaaagagtcattagtattaGGGTATGTAAGGGGAGCTGCGGAAGTAAGAAGCAGAAGATTGATAACTCAGGGCACACATGCTGGTTCAGGACCAAGACCATCTGAAAAGAACTTAAATATTTCTGCTAACACTAGTATGCTGAAGCTTCCAACTCATGAAACCAGGGATGCTGTTGTATTTGACCCTCAAGTGCCAGTGGAGAAGAAGGTTGCTGATGCAAGGAAGTCAAATGTGAAAATTGCACATGTTAATGATATGGTCATGACTGATAAGTCCAAAGTAAGTTTTTATCTGTCTTTCCCCCCTTAAATTGAATATTTGATTTACCATAAAGTTAACCAACATTTGAGTTCCTCGCATGTTTGGTGCTTTGAGGTTTAGAGGTATAATCTTCTacaaatttaatatttcaaGTCAAAGCATTCAGAGAAGAATGCTTCCGCATATCCTTACGGCAAACCATGGCATGCTATTTGACACAAAAATCATCAAAAGACCTCGGAGTGAAGAGAGAGTCCAAATAAAACTCATGTAGCTTGATAAGTTGGTTTAAAAAATATGTTGAGGCCAGCAATTCTCATAAGTTCGTTGAGTGCAATACCCATACATGTGGCAAGGAATACAGTAGATTTTCAACTATTGTTTATTtgtttctcatttttttttctttcatgttTCTTGCCCACATTATTATTTTGTGGACGATTCATGACACATTGTATTTTCTGGATCATTTATGATGCCTCATTCTATTCTAATTTCTTGAAATACATTCCAGGATTTTGTACATTCGAGTTCTATGCTGGAGGTGCAGAAGGCTTCATCACCTGGTATGTAAAGCTGCTCGCTTTTTCGAAGCGACAACTGCAGTGCTTTAATTGCTAACCTTAGGACCTTAGGGAGACgtttatgtggaaaacattctTTTAATCCTATTGGAGTTATGCTTTAATTGCCATTTCCTGTTGTGATTGATAATTTGATATCAAGTAAACAAAGAACTGCTCTATTAGGGATTTGGAAATGCTAGTTACGAGTTATGATATCATTAGCACTGCTATTGATTTACTTATGGTTCTTATCTCTGAACTAACCTGCAATTGATTTCACTAGGGAGCTGCTTTTTCATGAACAATCTTTTTTAATACTAAATTATAACAAAAATTTGCATGGATTTGACATCTGCTTACTTTTGTGGTTTATTAAGCTTTGATATGAGCACcaaattaatttttttctttaaaagatCTTTATTTTATAATCCTTAATATTAACCATTTGTTTACCTATTCACCTTTTTTTAACCCTGTTAATTACTACTCCCTCTGATCACAAATACAAGTAGTTTGAGCCTTTGAGGTTTGTCCTAAGTACTCTTTTTTAACTTTAACAATCAATAGCTAAATATCCAAATAGTTTTGCAATATAAGCTTGAGGCTATTAAATTAATCATGAACAGTAATTTCATAAGATAAaaccttttctttttgaaacaaaacaacaatatatttttatcgaaattgatagTCAAAGTCACTTTGTAGACCGTGTCCAGGTCCCAAAACTGCTTATATTGGTGATTGTATGCAGTACATTTTTCatgttatttttttgttttttcaattCCCCTTGCCTTGATGACTAAAAGTTTTTGTTCTCCCCCCGTCAGCTGTTGGGTCAAATACCACAGGTCAACCTGAAGGTGGCCCTGATTCTAGAACTGTCTTTGTTAATAATGTAAGTATTCCGCTGCATTTTCCTTATGGTCATGTAGCTGAAGACTTGCACTCATTACtagttgttttgtttctttttaggTACATTTTGGTGCATCAAAAGATGCTCTTACTCGACAC from Panicum virgatum strain AP13 chromosome 7N, P.virgatum_v5, whole genome shotgun sequence includes the following:
- the LOC120681890 gene encoding uncharacterized protein LOC120681890, which codes for MDGGEGRTFKANFTAEGVKMLQDRAKEKLRELMGDYSDDTLAEYVVVLLRNGRCKDEVAKELLVFLGDDNDAFVSWLWDHLSSNLHLYVQPKAATSSDEPKSTRSAGRGLPVGSLSSSKQINCEPEPENQKTMRTHQRRDWGRTVREQPEAVPLRSVVANVSHAEEKEAHESHAHERDFHKSHAGRQTRSPDMHNHRKRSRDADARSTKRTPHPVIGAPRRLLQFAVRDAVRTVQPVTPRSESASKRLRSVVSTLASDSTLDITHIRLQRTNSDVRIPGATAALRAAAEAAEDAIKGSFSGSVFNRLGRMPTINHTETLRDQDPEGEEYENKDNIRAENQVEFYERNQYSGSDAYMHDQESEEATGSAPIIDEYDRYNGLGSRRSTFPSTGGKESLVLGYVRGAAEVRSRRLITQGTHAGSGPRPSEKNLNISANTSMLKLPTHETRDAVVFDPQVPVEKKVADARKSNVKIAHVNDMVMTDKSKDFVHSSSMLEVQKASSPAVGSNTTGQPEGGPDSRTVFVNNVHFGASKDALTRHFNKFGAVLKTLMVTDGITGQPTGSAYIEFLHKESAEQALTLNGTSFMSRILKVVRKSSTEATQLPGLPRASRGSPFASRLIRTAYPRPTFPGATRGRLPLRGGARSLQWKRDASDSVDAGKPCQTTPAAPGNQLVTPTTRSFTYTRTEPKPNDGAMA